CGAACTCGCCTGCCTGACCGACCCGCACCTCCTCGCCGAGACCGTGGCCGGCAGCATGGGCCTGGCCGACCAGTCCGCCCGCCGGCAGGAGGAGGCACTGGCGGAGTGGCTGGCCCCACGTAGAGCGCTGCTCATGCTCGACACCTGCGAGCACCTGGTGGAGGCGGTGGCCTCGCTGGTGGACACCCTGTTGCGCGGGGCGCCCCATCTCCGGGTGCTGACCGCCGGCCGCCAGCCGCTCGGCGTGCCGGGTGAGCACGTCTACTCCGTGCCGCCGCTCCCGGTCGAGGACGCGGTGGTCCTGCTCCGTGACCGCGCGGGCCCGGCGTCCGCTCCGGACGGTCCGGTCGAGACCCGCGGCGGGGGAGGGGACGGCGCGGCGGACATGGCGGAGCTCTGCCGCAGGCTCGACTGCATCCCACTGGCGATCGAGATGGCGGCCGTGCACCTGCGCACCCTGCCGCCCACGCTGCTGCTCCGGCGTCTGGACGACCGCTACCACCTGCTGACCGGGGGCGGCGGGCCGGTCCGGCACGAGTCGCTGCGCGCGGCGATGGGCTGGAGCCACGAGCTGTGCACCCCGGCCGAGCGTCTGCTGTGGGCGCGGCTGTCGGTGTTCGCCGCGGGATTCGACCTGGAGGCGGCCGAGCACGTCTGCGCGGGCGGGCCGCTCCCCGCCGGGCAGGTGCTCGAAGCGCTGACCGGGCTGGCCGACAAGTCCCTCGTGCAGCGGGAGGAGCATCCCACCGGCGTACGGCTGCGCATGCTGGACACCGTCAGGGAGTTCGGCGCCGAGTGGCTGTTGCGGCTGGGTGAGGACGACGCGGTCCGGGGACGCCACCGTGACCACTATCTCCGGCTGGCGAGGCGGTGCGCCACCGAGTGGCCCGGCAGGCAGGCGGAGTGGTACGGGCGGATCCGTGCCGAACGACGCAACCTCCGTAAGGTGGTGGACCTGTGCCTGGCCGACCCCGAGTGGTCCCGGGCGGCCCTGGACCTGACGGGGACGCTGTGGTTCCTCTGGATCTGCTGCGGCATGCCGGGTGAAGGCCGCCACTATCTGGAGGCCGCACTGCGGACGGACACCGAGCCCGGTCCGGAGCGGCTGCGGGCGCTGTGGGTCTGCGCGTGGGTGGCCGCGCTCCAGGGGGACCTCGACGTCGCGCGCGAACGGCTCGACCGCTGTCGCGCCGAGGACACCGAGGGGAGCGCCACCGGTCACGTCGCCCAGGTGGAGGGCATGCTCTCCCTCCTGCGGGGGGACCACCCCCGTGCCATCGAGCTGCTGGACGAGGCCATGGCCTGGCACATGGCCAAGGGCAGTGTGCTGTCCGGGCTGCTGCCCTGTCACACGCTGGTGGCGCTCGCCCTGCTGGCGGAGGGCAGGCCGGAGGAGGCCGTGGAGACGCTGTCGGAGGGACAGGCGCTCTGCGAGGTCCACGGGGAGGAATGGAGCCGCGCCCAGATGGAGTACGTCTTCGCCTGGGCCGGACACGTCAGGGGCGAGACCCCGGAGGCGCTCCGCCACGCCAGGTCGGCCCTCGTCTCGGCGCTCCTCTTCGAGGACCTGTCCCTGAGCGTCGCCTGCGTCGAGATGATCGCCTGGGCGGTGGCGGAGGAGGGGCACGCGGGCGGAGGGGCGTGGCTGCTGGGCGCGGCCCAGGCCGTCAGGGAATCCTCCGGGCTGTCGAGATCCGGATCGACGATCTTCGCCTCGATCCGGGCCCGGGCCGCGACCCGGGCCGCGAAGGCACTCGGCGGTGCAGGATTCGACACCCTCTTCGCCGAAGGGCAGGGCTCTGACCTGGGCATCGCTGTGAAATATGCGCTGGGGGAGAAGTTTTCGTAACCGAGGGTGCCGACTCTAATCCGTTCCGTTACCGATTCCGTGATTGGCTTGCCATCTGACGCGGAGAGGCTGGAACGGTGGCGGAGACGCGGACGCACCGGGGAAACGTCCCGGCGGAGACGAGCAGCCTCGTCGGGCGACGGGCGGAGCTCGACGAGATCGCGGTGTTGATCGGCCGGTCACCGCTGGTGACGCTCACCGGTGTGGCCGGCGTGGGCAAGACGAGGCTGGCGGTCAGGACGGCCGACCGGCACCGCGACTCGTTCGCCGACGGAGTATGGGTCGTCGAGCTCTCCGCCCAGCAGAACGGCGACCTGCTCGGCCATGAGATCGCCGCCGTGCTCGGCCTCCGCGAGCAGGCGGTGCGTCCCCAGGCCGAGGTGCTGGCCGACTTCCTCGCGGACAAGCGTCTGCTGCTGGTCCTGGACACCTGTGACCATCTGGTCGACGCCGCCGCGGCGCTGCTGCGCCGGGTGCTGCCGGAGGCCCCGCACGTGCGGGTGCTCGCCACCAGCCGCCGGCCGCTCGGCCTGCCCGGGGAACGGGTCCTGCCGATCGAGCCGCTGGCGGCACCCGGCCCCGGGGCCACCGGGGCGGCGGTCCGGCTGTTCACCGAGCGGGCCCACGCGCTGGTGCCCGGGCTCACCCTCGACCCGGTGGCGGTGGCACAGGTCTGCCGGCTGCTGGACGGCATCCCGCTGGCCATCGAGCTCGCCGTACGGCGGCTGCGGGCGCTGTCGGTGCAGCAGATCGCCGAGCGGCTGGACGACCGCTTCGCGCTCCTCGTCGGCGGGAGCCGTACCCCGCTGGGCCGCCACCAGACCCTGCGCACCGCGGTCGGCTGGAGCCACGAGCTCTGCACCGCGCAGGAGCGCCTGCTCTGGGCGCGGCTGTCGGTCTTCACCGGGGTGTTCGACGCCGGCGACGCGAGGGCGGTCTGCGCCGACGGACGGCTGACCGGTCTCCCGCTGTGCGGTCTCGTGGACAAGTCCATCCTGATCGCCGAGGGATCGCGCTACCGGATGCTCGGCACGATCCGCGACTACGGCAGGGAATGGCTGCGCCGCCTGGGCGAGGAGGACGTCCTGGTCCGCCGCCACCGTGACCACGGCCGTGCTCCGTGAACCGGCCGGCCGAGTTCCACGAGGCGGCCGTACGGCTGCGCACGACGGCTTCAGCCGTCTCCGCCTCCCTCAACTGTTCAACGCCTCAAAACGGAGCGATTCGGAAATTTCTCCGCGTACGGGGGAAAGTTCGGCCTCGAAACAGCGGTGAACTTTGCACAGGGAGAGAAGGAAACCCCCCGGAACGAGGGGGGCTGACCGGTCCGTGACCCTGATGGGGTGCTATTTCCGCAGAGTGGAAGGAGCGCAAACCGGTGGAACAGATCCCATGGTGGCGCGGGAACCTCACCGCGGAGAAGAACGGCTGCACCGGCCGTGAGAGCGAGGTCCGGGAGCTGCTGAAGCTCCTGGACGAGGCACCTCCGGTCACACTCACCGGCCCGCCCGCCGGGACGGAGCCCGGTACCGAATCCGCCGGTGGCTCCTTCGGCGGGACCGGCGTCACGACCGCCGGTGAGCCGCTCACCCTGGTGACCGTGGCGATGGCGGCCACCTGGCGCGGCGAGTTCACCAGAGCCGTCTCCTTGATCCAGGAGATGCGACGGCTCTGCGACGACCGGACCGAGCACCCGGCCCACGCGAGCGGAGACTACGTGCTCTCCATCGCCCAGCTCGGCCTCGGACGGATGGCGGAGGCGGCGACCGCGGCCCGGCGGTCGCTCGACGTCACGTGGCGGCTCCGCGACGCCATCGGCGTGGCGCTGGCCGTGGACCAGCTCGCGGTGATCGCCGCGGTCCAGGGAGACGGCTACCGCACAGCCCACCTCCAGGGCGCGGGAGCACGGCTGCGGGCCGTGTTCGGACTGCGGGAGTTCGGTTCGGAGAGCATGTCGGGGCCAAGGGCCGTCGCCGAGCGCACGGCACGGCAGCTGCTCGGCGACGACACCTACGAGGCGGTCTTCGCCGAGGGGCACCACGACGATCCCGACGCGGCGGTGGCCTACGCGCTCGGTTGAAGATCCGTGCGCGAGGTCTTCCCCCGGGCGTCTCCATGCGGTGGAATCTTTCACGACATACGCGAAGGAGCCCCCGACGGACGACGACGAGGCGATCGCCCGTTCCCTGACGGGCGACCTGGCCGCCTACGAGGTGCTGGTCACGCGCTACAGCGCGCTCGCACACCGCACCGCGGCGATGCTCGGCGCCGCCGACGAGGCCGAGGACGTGGTCCAGGAGGCGTTCGTCAAGGCATACCGCCACCTGGCCACCTTCCGCCAGGACGCGCCGTTCCGCCCCTGGCTGCTGCGGATCGTGGCCAACGAGACCCACGACCTGACCCGCTCGCGGGGCCGCCGGGCCGAACTGGCCGTCAAGCTGACCGAGTCGCGCCTCCCGGAGACGGAGAGCCCGGAGGACGCGGCCGTCGCCGTCGACCGCCGCACCCGGCTCCTCGACGTGGTGCGTACGCTTCCCGAGCGGGAACGCGAGGTCGTCGTCTGCCGATACTTCCTCCAGCTGTCGGAGGCCGAGACCGCCCAGGTGCTCGACCTCCCGGCCGGCACCGTCAAGTCACGGACCTTCCGCGGCCTGAAGCGCCTGCGTGAGGAGGTGGGCCGTGACCTCGCCTGACGATCTCGAAGCCCGGCTCCTCGCCCTCGGAGAGTCCCTCGACATCCCGGCCCCCCAGCCCGACGAGGTGGCGCACGCCGTACGGGCACGCCTGGAATCCCTCCCCGCCGCGGACCGGCGCCCCGCGCGCCGCCTGGGCGGCCTCCCCCGCCTGCCGGTCCGGCGGGCGCCGCGAGGGTCTGGGTGGCTGCGACCCGCCACCCGACGGCGGGGGATCGTCTCCGTCGTCGCGATCCTCGTCGCCCTCCTCCTCGGCGGGACCCCGGTGGGACGGGCCGCGGTGACGGAGGTCCTGCGGTTCGCGGGGATCGAGCTGGAGATCGGCGGCCCCGGGCCGCTGCCGGCCGGGCTGCCCGAGCCGCTGCCGGGGGAACACCGGGTCACCCTGGAACAGGCCCGGGAACAGGTGGCGTTCCCCGTCTCCGTCCCCACCGCGCTGAGTGATCCGCGTGACGTCAGGGTGAGCGACGGCGGCCGGGTGGTCTCGCTGTTCTGGCCGGGTCTCAGGCTGGACGAGTATGACGGCATGCTCCTGGGCGTCTTCCGCAAGGAGCTGGGGACCTGGCCGCAGGAGGTCGCCCTGGGCACCGCACAGGCCTGGTGGATCCCGGCCCGCCACGGGCTGAGCTACCTGCCCCGTGGCGGCGGCGAGGCTCCCGTCCGCGCCCGCCCGGCCGCCCCCACCCTCATCTGGCAGCGGGGACAGGTCGGCCTGCGTCTGGAGGGCACGGGCGACCTCCGGCGGGCGCTGGAGATCGCCCGCTCAGCCCGCTGACGCCAGCCAGTCGTCGATCTCCTTGAGCAGGTCCTTACGCACCTGATCCGGGGCCGCCGACACCCGGATCGACTGCCGGGCCAGCTCGGCCAGCTCCGCGTCGCGGAAGCCGTACACCTGCCTGGCCAGCTCGTACTGCGGCAGCAACCGCGCGCCGAACAGCAGCGGGTCGTCGGCGCCCAGCGCGATCGGCACCCCGGCGTCGAACAGCCGCCGCAGCGGCACGTCCTCGGCCCGCTCGGCCACGCCGAGACCGACGTTGGAGGTGGGACAGACCTCGCACGCGATCTGCCGGTCGGCCAGGCGCTCCATCAGCCGCGGCGACTCGGCCGCCCGCACACCGTGCCCCAGCCGGTCGGCGCCCAGCACGTCCACGCACTCGGCCACGCTGGCGGCGCCCAGCAGCTCCCCGCCGTGGGGCACGGCCAGCAGCCCGGCCCGCTTGGCGAGCCGGAACGCCCCGTCGAAGTCCCGGGCCCGGCCGCGGCGCTCGTCGTTGGACAGCCCGAACCCGACCACACCCTGGTCCATGTACTGCGTGGCGAGGCGGGCCAGCGTCTTGGCGTCCAGCGGATGCCTGGTCCGGTTGGCGGCAACCACGACCGCGATCCCTATCCCCGTGTGGCCCGCCGCCCTGTGCGCGGCGTCGAGCATCAGCTCCAGGGTCGGGGTGAGCCCCCCGAACCGGTGGGCGTATCCGGACGGATCCACCTGGATCTCCAGCCAGCGCGACCCCTCCGCCGCCTCGTCCTCGGCGGCCTCGCGCACCAGCCGGTAGACGTCGTCCTTCCGCCGCAGGACCGTCCGCGCGATGTCGTACAGCCGCTGGAACCGGAACCACCCCCGCTCGTCGGTCGCCCGCAGCCTGGGCGGCCAGTCCTCCTTCAGCGCGTCCGGCAGGTGCAGGCCCTGCTCCTGGGCGAGTTCGATCAGGGTGGAGTGCCGCATCGAGCCGGTGAAGTGCAGATGCAGGTGAGCCTTTGGCAGTTCGCTGAGGGGACGGGGCATTTCCATATGGTGCCGTACGGCCGGCACTCTCCGGTCACTGTTGGTCCCAACTCGTGAACCACCGGCGTCCCCGAGAGGCCCGTCTCACCCGTGCGGGCCGTACCTGTGCGACATCACGGCCCGCCGATACCCCCTTTCGGATCCGCGGTCCCCGGGCGGCCTGACATAGTTGAAAAACGGCCGTGTTCCCTACCACGGCATATGTCATTGACTCAAGCCATGACTCAGGAAAAACACCGAACGGGGGTTCAGTTGACTGCTCCGTCGTGCGACCGTAGGGGCACATGTAGTCAGTACGAGGCTGGGGCTGCAATGAGAGCGGATGTATTCGTCGGCAGAGAGAAGGAGCTGACCGAAGTCTCCGCCCTGCTCGAAAAGGCCCGCCACGTCACCCTGACCGGCGCCGCCGGCGTGGGCAAGTCCCGTTTGGCGCTGCACCTGGTCCGGACCCTCGAAGGCGAGTTCGCCGGAGGCCTCCACGTCGTCGACCTGTCCGACGCCTCCGGAGACCTCGCCTCCCTGGCCGAGACGGTCCTCGGCGCGATCGGCGCGGGCAGACGGCCCGGCGTGCTCCCCCTGCAGGCCCTGATCGAGGCGCTGTCCTCCCGCCAGACCCTGCTCGTCCTGGACACCTGCGACCGCGTCATCGGCACGGTGGGCACCCTGGTCGAGGAGCTGCGGCCCATCGACGGCCTGCGGATCCTGGCCACCAGCAGGCAGCGGCTGGGCCTTCCCGACGAGCATCTCTACCCGGTCCGCGGCCTCCTGCCGGCCGACGCCGTCTACCTGCTCACCGCCCTCGCCGACAGAAGACTCGACGGCATGGACCCGGCGGAGCTGTGCGAACGGCTCGACTACCTGCCTCTGGCGATCGAACTCGCCGCCGCCAGCCCCGACCCGGGCCGCGCCGACGTGTTCACGGCCTCCTCCGGCACCTGGCGGCACAGTTCCATGCGTGCCGCCCACGGCTGGAGCCACGAGCTGTGCGACCCGAGGGAGCGCGTCCTCTGGGCCAGGGCGTCGGTCTTCTCCGGCACGTTCGGCCTGGAAGCCGTCAAGGAGGTCTGCGTCGCGGAGGGACTCACCGCCGACGAGATCCCCGACGCCGTGCTCGGCCTGCTCGACAAGTCCGTTCTCACCGGCGAGGAGGGGGAGTGCGGCCCCCGCTACCGCCTGCCGGCCACCGCCCGCGAGTTCGGCGCGGTCTGGCTGGACCTCCTCGGCGAGACCGGCGAGATGCGGCGGCGCCACCGCGACCACTTCCTCGACCTGTCCGCCCGGGCCGAGGTCGGCTGGCAGCGCCAGCAGCTCGACTGGTACCGCAGGCTGGTGCTCGAATGCGCCAACGTCCGCCAGGCCATCGAATACTGCTACGCCAGGCCCGACGAGCGCCGCAAGGGCCTCGAACTGGTCGGCAACCTGTGGTTCCTGTGGGCCTGCTGCGGCATGCACGCCCCCGGCGACAACCTGCTCCAGCGCGGCCTGGACCTGGAGCGCACCCCCGGCCCCGAGCGGACCAAGGCGCTCTGGGTGCACGCCTGGGTGTCGATCCAGCGCGGCGACCTCGAACGCGCGGAGCGCACCCTCGCCGAGTGCGTCGCCGAAGACCCCGAGGAACACGCCACGGCCTACGTCAGCCAGTTCCAGGCCCACCTGGCGGTCCTGAGGGGCGACGTGGGCACGGCGCTGCACCTGATCAAAAACGCCCGGGTACGGCACCGCTCGGCCGGCAACATCTTCCCCGGCTTCCTGCCCACCTACACGGTCGTGGCCACCGCCATGATGCTCGCGGGCAGCTTCCAGCAGGCCGTGTCCGTCCTGCATGAGGGCCGCGACCTCTGCGCCTCCTGCGGCGACCGGTGGACCCTCATCCGGCTGGATCTCCTCCTGGCCCAGGCCGAGCACCTTCTCGGAGGCACCGACGCGGCCGCCGCGTCCGTCCGCGACTCACTCCGCGGCGCCCGCCTGTTCGGTGACACCTTCTCCCTGCTGGAGGGCCTGGAGGTGGCCGCCGTCGTCGCCGAGGCCACTGCGGACGACGCGCTCGCCGCCCTGCTCCTCGGCGCGTCCGAGGCCGCCCAGACCGGCACCGGAGTGCCACCCAGCCGCTCGCCCATCCTCACGAGCCTGCTGCGCACGGCCGAGCTGAGGCTGCGCGGCCGCATGGGCCGGGGGAGGTTCGACGGGCTGACCGAGCAGGGCTCCTCCATCGACCTGCGGACCGCGGTGGAACACGCGCTCCGGGGAACCATCTCCTGACCCGCGCAGGCGGCCGTGCCCTGCACGGAAGAAGACCCGTGGTGTGGGGCCGGGGTCTCCTTCCGTCCGCACGCGCATGGCCTAGCGGGCGTCGCCCAGGAACTTGGCCACCCGGCTGACCCCCTCGACGAGGTCGGAGTCGCCCAGGGCGTAGGAGAGGCGGAAGTAGCCCGGGGTGCCGAAGGCCTCGCCGGGGACGAGGGCGACCTCGGCCTCCTCCAGGATGAGCTCGGCCAGCTCGGCGGAGGTCTGCGGGCGCCGTCCGCCGAAGTCCTTGCCCAGCAGTTCCTTGATCGAGGGGTAGGCGTAGAAAGCGCCCTTCGGCTCGGGGCACAACACGCCCGGGATCTCGTTCAGCATGCGCACCATGGTCTGGCGGCGGCGGTCGAAGGCCTCACGCATCTCCGCCACGGCCGACAGGTCGCCGCTGACGGCGGCCAGGGCCGCTGCCTGGGCGACGTTGGAGACGTTGGAGGTGGCGTGCGACTGCAGGTTGGTCGCGGCCTTGACCACGTCCTTCGGGCCGATCAGCCAGCCCACCCGCCAACCGGTCATGGCGTAGGTCTTGGCGACGCCGTTGAGGACCACGACCTTGTCGCCCAGCTCGGGGACGACGGTGGCGATGCTCGCGAAGGTCGCGTCGCCGTACGTGAGGTGCTCGTAGATCTCGTCCGTGACGACCCACAGGTCGTGCTCGGCGGCCCATCGGCCGATCTCCTCGACCTGCTCGGGGGTGTAGACCGCACCGGTCGGGTTGGACGGTGAGACGAACAGCAGGACCTTGGTGCGGTCGGTGCGAGCTGCTTCGAGCCGCTCGACACCGGCGAGGTAACCGGTGGTCTCGTCGGTCACGACATCGACCTGGACGCCGCCGGCCAGCTTGATCGCCTCGGGATAGGTCGTCCAGTAGGGGGCGATGACCAGGACCTCGTCACCCGGGTCGAGCAGTGTTGCGAACGCCTCGTAGACGGCCTGCTTGCCGCCGTTGGTGATCAGCACCTGGGCCGCGTCGACCCGGTAGCCGGAGTCGCGGAGCGTCTTGTCGGCGACGGCCTGCTTCAGCTCGGGGAGGCCGCCGGCCGGTGTGTACTTGTGGAACCTGGGGTTCCGGCATGCCTCGACAGCCGCCTCGACGATGTAATCGGGAGTCGGGAAGTCGGGCTCGCCGGCGCCGAAGCCGATGACCGGGCGGCCCGCCGCCTTCATCGCCTTGGCCTTGGCGTCCACGGCGAGCGTGGCGGACTCGGAGATCGCGGAGATGCGCGCGGAGATGCGAGGACGGGTCATGCCTCCATGGTTACAGACCCGTGGCGTTGTTTCCGTCGCTTATCCAGGATGTGGACGGGTTATGAGCCGGCCTTACAGACCGGCTTCACCTGGGCATGAGCAGGGGGACCCATGGCCGGTTCGACGTAGAGGCCGTTCACCCGTAGACTCCGCATGGTCTTATCGCCGTATGCGTGAACCGGCGGTCAAGACTGTGAGCCACGGACAAACTTCGGCCCAACCGATGTATGGTGGTTCATGTCTTAGGGCACTAGCGCAATTGGTAGCGCACCGGTCTCCAAAACCGGCGGTTGGGGGTTCGAGTCCCTCGTGCCCTGCGAGGAGCGGTCCGCGCATCAGGGCGTCTAGCGCGCCGCAGATATGCGTTGGATACGACGGATCAGGTGAGGACTGTGGCGATCGACACGCGCGGCGAAACCGCAGACAAGCCGAGCGGTGAGAAGAAGGCCAAGCGCACTTCTCCCGCCCTCTTCTATCGACAGGTTGTCGCTGAGCTTCGCAAGGTCATCTGGCCTACGCGCAAGGATCTTATCTCCTACACCACCATCGTCCTGATCTTTGTTCTGGTCATGGTCGGGATCGTGGCCGGACTCGACGCGGTGCTCACCGAGGGCGTGCTGCGGATCTTCGGCGGAGCCTGAGCCGACATCCGGCGTATCGTTCCGCGGTAAGTCCATCAGCCCATCGACGGAAAGAGAATGAGTCACCGTGTCCGAGTCTTCAGAGCCGGTCGGCGAGTCCCGCGAAGAGCGGACGGGCGAGCCGGAAGAGGCCGTCGACTTTGCGACGGGCTCGCCTGACGAGTCCGTCGACGCCGGAACCGAGGCCGACGAGGCCCCGGCCGACGCCGTCGACGACGAGGTTCCGGCCGATGAGGCCGACGCCGCCGACGAGGCTGACGAGGCCCCGGCCGGCGAGGTGGACGAGGACGGTGACGTCCTTCCCGACGTCGACCCGGTCGAGGAGTTCAAGCGCCTCCTGCGCAGCCAGTTCGGTGAGTGGTATGTCATCCATTCCTACGCCGGCTACGAGAACCGCGTGAAGTCCAACATCGAGACCCGTACGCAGTCCCTCAACATGGAGGACTACATCTTCCAGGTCGAGGTGCCCACTCACCACGTGACCGAGGTGAAGAGCGGCAAGCGCCAGCTCGTCAAGGAGCGCGTGCTGCCCGGCTACGTGCTGGTCCGGATGGAGCTCACCGACGAGTCCTGGTCCGCGGTGCGCAACACGCCCGGTGTGACCGGCTTCGTCGGCCTGTCGAACAAGCCGAGCCCGCTGAGCCTCGAAGAGGTCGCCAAGCTGCTCGCGCCGGAGCCGTCCGAGGAAGTGAAGAAGTCGACGGCCAAGGCCACCGCCGCGACGGTCGACTTCGAGGTGGGCGAGTCCGTCACGGTCATGGACGGCCCGTTCGCCACGCTGCCCGCCACGGTCAGCGAGATCAGCGCCGAGTCGCAGAAGCTCAAGGTGCTGGTGTCGATCTTCGGTCGTGAGACCCCGGTTGAGCTCTCGTTCAACCAGGTCTCGAAGATCTGACCGGATCGCTTAAACTAAGTCGTTCGGCGGCCGTGCTTCGCGAAGCACGGCCTGTCGACATGCTCCCCGTGTCTGCGTGGGAGCCGCATCACCCCGATTAGGACCCGGAGAGAACCATGCCTCCTAAGAAGAAGATTGCGGCACTGGTGAAGGTCCAGCTTCCCGCTGGCCAGGCCACGCCCGCTCCGCCGGTCGGTACCGCCCTCGGTCCGCACGGCGTCAACATCATGGACTTCGTGAAGCAGTACAACGCTGCCACCGAGGCCCAGCGCGGCAACATCATCCCCGTTGAGATCACCATCTTCGAGGACCGCACCTTCACCTTCATCACGAAGACGCCCCCGGCGCCTGAGCTGATCAAGAAGGCTGCCGGTGTGGCGAAGGGCTCGCCGGTCCCGCAGAAGGACAAGGTGGGCAAGCTCACCAAGGAGCAGCTGCGCCAGATCGCCGAGACCAAGATGCAGGACCTCAACGCCAACGACATCGCGGCGGCCGAGAAGATCATTGCCGGCACCGCCCGGTCGATGGGCATCACGATCGCGGACTAGCCGGAAACGGCGAGCCGGGCACGGCAGCGTGGATGCAGGACACGATCCGCGTCACCGCTCAGGGGCCCGACGGCGGACACAGGCAGTGAGCCTGTCCGTCACCATACTTTCGAAGTAAGTGGAGGGGCCAGGCGCTGGCCCGCACCACGAACACTCGGATCCACAGGAGTGATCAAGTGAAGCGCAGCAAGGCTTTCCGCAGCGCAGCGGAGAAGATCGACAGCGAGAGCCTCTACAGCCCGGCCGCAGCGGCCAAGCTGGCCAAGGACACCTCGGTCGCCAAGTTCGACGCCACCGTCGAGGTCGCTCTGCGGCTCGGTGTCGACCCCCGCAAGGCGGACCAGATGGTGCGCGGCACCGTCAACCTCCCGCACGGCACCGGTAAGACCGCCCGGGTCCTGGTCTTCGCGACCGGCGACCGTGCCGAGGAGGCCCGCGCGGCGGGCGCCGACATCGTCGGTGCCGACGA
Above is a genomic segment from Streptosporangium album containing:
- a CDS encoding ATP-binding protein; the encoded protein is METTFVGRHAEIAQVARLMRESRLVTLTGLGGVGKTRLARRVAEEIVEEFPDGFWTVELACLTDPHLLAETVAGSMGLADQSARRQEEALAEWLAPRRALLMLDTCEHLVEAVASLVDTLLRGAPHLRVLTAGRQPLGVPGEHVYSVPPLPVEDAVVLLRDRAGPASAPDGPVETRGGGGDGAADMAELCRRLDCIPLAIEMAAVHLRTLPPTLLLRRLDDRYHLLTGGGGPVRHESLRAAMGWSHELCTPAERLLWARLSVFAAGFDLEAAEHVCAGGPLPAGQVLEALTGLADKSLVQREEHPTGVRLRMLDTVREFGAEWLLRLGEDDAVRGRHRDHYLRLARRCATEWPGRQAEWYGRIRAERRNLRKVVDLCLADPEWSRAALDLTGTLWFLWICCGMPGEGRHYLEAALRTDTEPGPERLRALWVCAWVAALQGDLDVARERLDRCRAEDTEGSATGHVAQVEGMLSLLRGDHPRAIELLDEAMAWHMAKGSVLSGLLPCHTLVALALLAEGRPEEAVETLSEGQALCEVHGEEWSRAQMEYVFAWAGHVRGETPEALRHARSALVSALLFEDLSLSVACVEMIAWAVAEEGHAGGGAWLLGAAQAVRESSGLSRSGSTIFASIRARAATRAAKALGGAGFDTLFAEGQGSDLGIAVKYALGEKFS
- a CDS encoding ATP-binding protein; this encodes MAETRTHRGNVPAETSSLVGRRAELDEIAVLIGRSPLVTLTGVAGVGKTRLAVRTADRHRDSFADGVWVVELSAQQNGDLLGHEIAAVLGLREQAVRPQAEVLADFLADKRLLLVLDTCDHLVDAAAALLRRVLPEAPHVRVLATSRRPLGLPGERVLPIEPLAAPGPGATGAAVRLFTERAHALVPGLTLDPVAVAQVCRLLDGIPLAIELAVRRLRALSVQQIAERLDDRFALLVGGSRTPLGRHQTLRTAVGWSHELCTAQERLLWARLSVFTGVFDAGDARAVCADGRLTGLPLCGLVDKSILIAEGSRYRMLGTIRDYGREWLRRLGEEDVLVRRHRDHGRAP
- a CDS encoding RNA polymerase sigma factor, giving the protein MESFTTYAKEPPTDDDEAIARSLTGDLAAYEVLVTRYSALAHRTAAMLGAADEAEDVVQEAFVKAYRHLATFRQDAPFRPWLLRIVANETHDLTRSRGRRAELAVKLTESRLPETESPEDAAVAVDRRTRLLDVVRTLPEREREVVVCRYFLQLSEAETAQVLDLPAGTVKSRTFRGLKRLREEVGRDLA
- a CDS encoding adenosine deaminase; translated protein: MEMPRPLSELPKAHLHLHFTGSMRHSTLIELAQEQGLHLPDALKEDWPPRLRATDERGWFRFQRLYDIARTVLRRKDDVYRLVREAAEDEAAEGSRWLEIQVDPSGYAHRFGGLTPTLELMLDAAHRAAGHTGIGIAVVVAANRTRHPLDAKTLARLATQYMDQGVVGFGLSNDERRGRARDFDGAFRLAKRAGLLAVPHGGELLGAASVAECVDVLGADRLGHGVRAAESPRLMERLADRQIACEVCPTSNVGLGVAERAEDVPLRRLFDAGVPIALGADDPLLFGARLLPQYELARQVYGFRDAELAELARQSIRVSAAPDQVRKDLLKEIDDWLASAG
- a CDS encoding ATP-binding protein; the protein is MRADVFVGREKELTEVSALLEKARHVTLTGAAGVGKSRLALHLVRTLEGEFAGGLHVVDLSDASGDLASLAETVLGAIGAGRRPGVLPLQALIEALSSRQTLLVLDTCDRVIGTVGTLVEELRPIDGLRILATSRQRLGLPDEHLYPVRGLLPADAVYLLTALADRRLDGMDPAELCERLDYLPLAIELAAASPDPGRADVFTASSGTWRHSSMRAAHGWSHELCDPRERVLWARASVFSGTFGLEAVKEVCVAEGLTADEIPDAVLGLLDKSVLTGEEGECGPRYRLPATAREFGAVWLDLLGETGEMRRRHRDHFLDLSARAEVGWQRQQLDWYRRLVLECANVRQAIEYCYARPDERRKGLELVGNLWFLWACCGMHAPGDNLLQRGLDLERTPGPERTKALWVHAWVSIQRGDLERAERTLAECVAEDPEEHATAYVSQFQAHLAVLRGDVGTALHLIKNARVRHRSAGNIFPGFLPTYTVVATAMMLAGSFQQAVSVLHEGRDLCASCGDRWTLIRLDLLLAQAEHLLGGTDAAAASVRDSLRGARLFGDTFSLLEGLEVAAVVAEATADDALAALLLGASEAAQTGTGVPPSRSPILTSLLRTAELRLRGRMGRGRFDGLTEQGSSIDLRTAVEHALRGTIS
- a CDS encoding pyridoxal phosphate-dependent aminotransferase — protein: MTRPRISARISAISESATLAVDAKAKAMKAAGRPVIGFGAGEPDFPTPDYIVEAAVEACRNPRFHKYTPAGGLPELKQAVADKTLRDSGYRVDAAQVLITNGGKQAVYEAFATLLDPGDEVLVIAPYWTTYPEAIKLAGGVQVDVVTDETTGYLAGVERLEAARTDRTKVLLFVSPSNPTGAVYTPEQVEEIGRWAAEHDLWVVTDEIYEHLTYGDATFASIATVVPELGDKVVVLNGVAKTYAMTGWRVGWLIGPKDVVKAATNLQSHATSNVSNVAQAAALAAVSGDLSAVAEMREAFDRRRQTMVRMLNEIPGVLCPEPKGAFYAYPSIKELLGKDFGGRRPQTSAELAELILEEAEVALVPGEAFGTPGYFRLSYALGDSDLVEGVSRVAKFLGDAR
- the secE gene encoding preprotein translocase subunit SecE is translated as MAIDTRGETADKPSGEKKAKRTSPALFYRQVVAELRKVIWPTRKDLISYTTIVLIFVLVMVGIVAGLDAVLTEGVLRIFGGA
- the nusG gene encoding transcription termination/antitermination protein NusG, with translation MSESSEPVGESREERTGEPEEAVDFATGSPDESVDAGTEADEAPADAVDDEVPADEADAADEADEAPAGEVDEDGDVLPDVDPVEEFKRLLRSQFGEWYVIHSYAGYENRVKSNIETRTQSLNMEDYIFQVEVPTHHVTEVKSGKRQLVKERVLPGYVLVRMELTDESWSAVRNTPGVTGFVGLSNKPSPLSLEEVAKLLAPEPSEEVKKSTAKATAATVDFEVGESVTVMDGPFATLPATVSEISAESQKLKVLVSIFGRETPVELSFNQVSKI
- the rplK gene encoding 50S ribosomal protein L11 → MPPKKKIAALVKVQLPAGQATPAPPVGTALGPHGVNIMDFVKQYNAATEAQRGNIIPVEITIFEDRTFTFITKTPPAPELIKKAAGVAKGSPVPQKDKVGKLTKEQLRQIAETKMQDLNANDIAAAEKIIAGTARSMGITIAD